The window CCAAGTTTCTTGTTCCTTTTACATAATTACTCTTTTTACTGTTTTCCTACCTAACATACAGATAAGAGAGGAAAGTACCCTCCTTCTCTGAGCTAGCATGCAGAAACCTCCGCCCTCCCACCCCTGAGCTTTCCCATGAACAgcagaaggaaaggaaaagaggaTAAAATGTCTCAGTCATTTGCTTCTGGCCGCGTCTGCAGCGAAGCCCATTTAAAGCTTTCACTCAACATGCATGTTTGAAGTTTTTAGCGTTTTAAGTATTTGCCTGCTCTCTGTGGTTTGTTTTGAGAGTGGTTGTCTTTATTACTTCGCTCTAGCTTTATGATTTTCTTATTAATGTTACTTCAGGATTGATTGCTTGTCATGAGCTCTCCCATTGCTTCCCCATCCATTCTCATCTTCTTCCTCGTTTGCCAGCTGTCTGGAGTCTGCTCAGTCACCTTCTGTCACCTGCTTAATGGACTGAGTGGAGTGCTTTTCCATCTTCTTGGTGGAGACCATCTTCTCCTCCAGCATCTCCTCCGACTCCTTCACTGTTTCCGTCACAGTGATAGATTTGGTGACATGCTTGGATCCATCCTCTCCGGTGGTGATTGTCTCTACAGTCTTGGTGATCACAACTTTCTGGCTGCCATCTTCCTTGACAGGGCTCTCATCTACACCGTTAGCGATCACATCAACATCCTCCCCCtcatctttcttctctttctcctcTGGGCTGCTCTTGTCTATGTCTCCATTCATGGCAAcatccttcttttctacctTTTTCTCATCTGTTGAGTCACTCTTCTCAGATGTTTCTTCTTTAGGAGCCTCAGGCTCAGTGGTTTTGGTGCCTGGGGTCTCGTCTTTGGGGGAGCTAGGTTTTGGGGATTCAGCTTTAGGTGAGACTAATTTTGGGGACTCAGACTTTGGAGATTCAGCTTTCAGGGACACGGGTTTTGGTGATTCAGACTTGGGAGAACCAGCCTTTGGAGATTCAGACTTGGGGGAAGCAGCTTTTGGTGACTCAGACTTGGGGGAACCAGCCTTTGGGGACTCGGATGTGGGGGAACCAGCCTTTGGTGATTCAGACTTGGGGGAACCAGCCTTTGGGGACTCGGATGTGGGGGAACCAGCCTTTGGTGATTCAGACTTGGGGGACCCAGCCTTTGGTGATTCAGACTTGGGGGAAGCCGCTTTTGGTGATTCAGACCTGGGAGAACCAGCCTTTGGGGATTCAGACTTGGGAGAACCAGCTTTTGGGGATTCAGATGTGGGGGAAACAGCCTTTGGGGATTCAGATGTGGGGGAAGCAGGCTTTGGGGATTCAGACTTGGGGGAACCAACCTTTGGTGATTCAGACTTGGGTGAACCAGCCTTTGGTGATTCAGACTTGGGTGAACCAGCCTTTGGGGATTCAGATGTGGGGGAAGCAGGCTTTGGGGATTCAGACTTGGGGGAACCAGCCTTTGGTGATTCAGACTTGGGTGAACCAGCCTTTGGGGATTCAGACTTGGGTGAACCAGCCTTTGGGGATTCAGATGTGGGGGAAACAGCTTTTGGGGATTCAGACTTGGGGGAAGCAGGCTTTGGGGATTCAGACTTGGGGGAACCAGCCTTTGGGAATTCAAATGTGGGGGAACCAGCCTTTGGGGATTCAGACTTGGGGGAACCAGCCTTTGGGGATTCAGACTTGGGGGAACCAGCCTTTGGGGATTCAGACTTGGGGGAACCAGCCTTTGGTGATTCAGACTTGGGGGAACCAGCCTTTGGTGATTCAGACTTGGGGGAACCAGCCTTTGGGGATTCAGACTTGGGGGAACCAGCCTTTGGCGATTCAGACTTGGGGGAACCAGCCTTTGGTGATTCAGACTTGGGGGAACCAGCCTTTGGTGATTCAGACTTGGGGGAAGCAGGCTTTGGTGATTCAGACTTGGGGGAACCAGCCTTTGGTGATTCAGACTTGGGGGAAGCAGGCTTTGGTGATTCAGACTTGGGGGAAGCAGGCTTTGATAGAGGCAACTCTATTTTGGACGCCTCTTCCTTGGTAGCCTCAGACGTTGCAACTTCTGTTTTTAGGGCTTCAGATTTTGCAGGAGTTATTTCTGTCTGGTCATCGTCTATCTCACTTTTTACCTTCTCATCATCCTTTTCAACTATGTCTGCATCtactttttcctctttctcatCTCCACTTGTGCATGCTTTCTCACTGCCTGCATCTTCATCCtgatcctcatcctcctctccgGCACCTGTGTCCTCTCCTTCGCTGCCCTCCTTATCCTCAACCTTCTCT of the Cololabis saira isolate AMF1-May2022 chromosome 11, fColSai1.1, whole genome shotgun sequence genome contains:
- the nefma gene encoding neurofilament, medium polypeptide a, with translation MSYPADTIGSPFRRMDSRTSSYGYGRPAGTPSSGFRSQSWSRASPGSTMTASYKRSVNVPVSRAYSSAVLGSADSGDYNGDYKRSNEKEQLQGLNDRFVVYIDKVHYLEQQNQQIEAEIQALRQKQVSRTQLDSLYDQELQELRSVLEQVHRDKAQVQLDTDHIEEDIQRLRDRFEEEARIREETEAIVRLLKKDTNDSELVKSELEKKVQSLQDEIAFIRNNHEEEVSELIAQIQASQLSVERKDLQRADITEALREIRSELEGHSNQNLQQVETWFMCRYAKLTEAAEQNKDAIKSARDEISDYRRQLQSKTVELESVRGTKDSLERQLNDIEDRHNNDLASLQETVHQLDNELKSTKWEMARHLREYQDLLNVKMALDIEIAAYRKLLEGEETHFSTFPYRQAVTSTKISKKSETSKIKVHHKFVEEIIEETRVEDEKVDMDEALAEIAQELSATLGEGEEEEGGEEEEAEGEGEEEGEEEDEIVAATEAKVSTSAPSEEKEEDEEEGGDEGEDGEGEGGEDIEKEEEKEEEEEEVEEGEGEDEGEKGGDAEEEEEEVEEVEETVLCSKAPESKASPDEEKVEDKEGSEGEDTGAGEEDEDQDEDAGSEKACTSGDEKEEKVDADIVEKDDEKVKSEIDDDQTEITPAKSEALKTEVATSEATKEEASKIELPLSKPASPKSESPKPASPKSESPKAGSPKSESPKPASPKSESPKAGSPKSESPKAGSPKSESPKAGSPKSESPKAGSPKSESPKAGSPKSESPKAGSPKSESPKAGSPKSESPKAGSPKSESPKAGSPTFEFPKAGSPKSESPKPASPKSESPKAVSPTSESPKAGSPKSESPKAGSPKSESPKAGSPKSESPKPASPTSESPKAGSPKSESPKAGSPKSESPKVGSPKSESPKPASPTSESPKAVSPTSESPKAGSPKSESPKAGSPRSESPKAASPKSESPKAGSPKSESPKAGSPTSESPKAGSPKSESPKAGSPTSESPKAGSPKSESPKAASPKSESPKAGSPKSESPKPVSLKAESPKSESPKLVSPKAESPKPSSPKDETPGTKTTEPEAPKEETSEKSDSTDEKKVEKKDVAMNGDIDKSSPEEKEKKDEGEDVDVIANGVDESPVKEDGSQKVVITKTVETITTGEDGSKHVTKSITVTETVKESEEMLEEKMVSTKKMEKHSTQSIKQVTEGD